A portion of the Armatimonadota bacterium genome contains these proteins:
- a CDS encoding class I SAM-dependent methyltransferase, with protein MQKSEFDKMRSLVGTHWWFAGRKHLLRVLLGRRIEPDALILDAGCGTGLAEEVLSPMGTVIGLDIAAEAVAGRSCESAEQLCLASVNPSPFRGETFDLVVALDIIEHIEDDEGAMREFHRITKPGGRLVVTVPAYEWLRSPHDDALGHYRRYGAPRLRRLMRDADFRPTRITYAVAAPLPAAVVFRLVRRLLGGGSGSDMFEVPGPLNRALTALMRAEAGLLKHMNLPFGLSVVGVGIRE; from the coding sequence ATGCAGAAGAGTGAGTTCGACAAGATGCGGTCGCTGGTCGGCACGCACTGGTGGTTCGCGGGACGGAAGCACCTCCTCCGCGTCCTGCTCGGCCGCCGGATCGAGCCGGACGCCCTGATACTCGACGCGGGATGCGGAACCGGCCTCGCGGAGGAGGTGCTTTCGCCGATGGGCACGGTGATCGGTCTCGACATCGCCGCCGAGGCGGTCGCGGGACGGTCGTGCGAATCCGCCGAGCAGCTCTGCCTCGCGTCGGTCAACCCCTCGCCCTTCCGCGGCGAAACCTTCGACCTGGTGGTCGCGCTCGACATCATCGAGCACATCGAGGACGACGAGGGCGCGATGCGGGAGTTCCACCGCATCACGAAGCCCGGCGGCAGGCTGGTCGTCACCGTTCCCGCCTACGAATGGCTGCGCAGCCCTCACGACGACGCCCTCGGGCACTATCGGCGCTACGGCGCGCCCCGGCTCCGGCGACTGATGCGCGATGCCGATTTTCGTCCGACGCGGATCACATACGCCGTCGCGGCCCCGCTTCCGGCTGCGGTCGTGTTCCGACTGGTCCGGAGGCTACTCGGCGGAGGATCGGGGAGCGACATGTTCGAGGTGCCCGGACCGCTCAACCGCGCGCTGACGGCGCTGATGAGGGCGGAGGCGGGCCTCCTGAAGCACATGAACCTCCCCTTCGGCCTCTCCGTGGTCGGAGTGGGGATTCGGGAATAG
- a CDS encoding sigma-70 family RNA polymerase sigma factor, whose protein sequence is MELSDSAVAAAQNEDRKVFDELVQRYHKHAYNVAYRMTGNSADADDLTQDTFLKAYRFFGNYNRSMPFENWLYRIMSNIFVDWLRRRPKAYIRSLDEPIRQDEGEVTLEVPDRAEGPEAIALSGELDAKMQAALSTIPEDFRLAVILCDIEGLSYEEISEIMGCSIGTVRSRLHRGRKLLREKLKPYFE, encoded by the coding sequence ATGGAACTGAGCGATTCGGCGGTTGCGGCCGCTCAGAACGAAGACAGAAAGGTGTTTGACGAGCTCGTGCAGAGATACCACAAGCACGCGTACAACGTCGCATACCGGATGACCGGCAACAGCGCCGACGCCGACGACCTGACGCAGGACACGTTTCTGAAGGCGTACAGGTTCTTCGGCAACTACAACCGCTCGATGCCCTTCGAGAACTGGCTGTACCGGATCATGTCGAACATCTTCGTTGACTGGCTGCGGCGGAGACCGAAGGCTTACATCCGGTCGCTCGACGAGCCGATCCGACAGGACGAGGGTGAAGTCACCCTCGAGGTGCCGGACCGCGCCGAAGGGCCCGAAGCGATAGCTCTTTCCGGCGAACTCGATGCCAAGATGCAGGCCGCGCTGAGCACGATACCGGAGGATTTCAGGCTTGCCGTCATCCTCTGCGATATCGAAGGCCTCTCTTACGAGGAGATCAGCGAGATAATGGGCTGCTCGATCGGCACGGTTCGTTCCAGGCTGCATCGCGGCAGGAAGCTGCTCAGAGAAAAGCTGAAGCCGTATTTCGAGTAG
- a CDS encoding metallophosphoesterase yields MDAHAITSSDGFRAAGLVALGVITYAWGIEPYRIQVVRPTVEIPDLPEPLDGLTICHLSDLHVGAFRRLEKALYRKLCGLEVDLCLISGDLLHNASGFDPLARTLSGLVTRHGIYAVPGNAEHDPWAAGLPVAERLEERGIRALVNRAETITVRGVEIAIAGVDDPYLGLDDPEKALAGTASAGLRVLLAHSPDIAKDLGAEVPDLILCGHTHGGQIRLPFTGALWLHSRHSGLAISDGLYGPDTLSAVAGRDLGDLRMYVSRGLGGSGIRARFMCRPEVTVITLRNNATSGGATASK; encoded by the coding sequence ATGGACGCACACGCCATAACATCTTCAGACGGCTTTCGCGCGGCGGGGCTCGTCGCGCTCGGGGTCATCACCTACGCCTGGGGAATCGAGCCGTACCGCATCCAGGTCGTGAGACCCACCGTCGAGATACCCGACCTTCCCGAGCCTCTCGACGGTCTGACCATCTGCCACCTCTCGGACCTGCACGTCGGCGCGTTCCGACGCCTGGAGAAGGCGCTCTACCGCAAGCTCTGCGGACTCGAGGTTGACCTCTGCCTTATCAGCGGCGACCTTCTGCACAACGCCTCGGGGTTCGATCCGCTCGCAAGAACCCTGTCGGGCCTCGTGACGCGGCACGGCATCTACGCGGTGCCGGGAAACGCCGAGCACGACCCCTGGGCGGCAGGGCTTCCGGTGGCCGAGCGCCTGGAAGAGCGGGGCATCCGCGCGCTCGTCAATCGAGCGGAGACGATAACCGTCAGGGGCGTCGAGATCGCGATCGCAGGCGTTGACGACCCTTACCTCGGCCTCGACGACCCCGAGAAGGCGCTTGCCGGCACCGCCTCCGCCGGCCTGCGCGTGCTCCTCGCCCACTCGCCGGACATCGCGAAGGACCTCGGCGCGGAAGTGCCGGACCTGATACTCTGCGGGCACACGCACGGCGGGCAGATCCGCCTGCCCTTCACCGGGGCGCTCTGGCTCCACAGCAGGCATTCCGGGCTGGCGATCTCAGACGGCCTGTACGGGCCTGACACGCTCTCCGCTGTCGCCGGGCGCGACCTGGGCGACCTGCGCATGTACGTGTCGCGGGGACTCGGCGGAAGCGGGATTCGCGCGCGATTCATGTGCCGGCCCGAGGTCACCGTGATAACTTTGCGAAACAATGCAACTTCCGGCGGTGCAACTGCGTCAAAGTAA
- a CDS encoding zf-HC2 domain-containing protein gives MNCQKVQSLISAYVDGEIAGHEMLAIRHHLAGCPECAAEHEALLSMKRAFGKLCPPRPAEDLAARICGRLVEVHVPFYVRMTAAVRDYFHAFPAGVRFSMAAVAVIAGLLMIRGGDAGEVPGFGGVPISSATFQTFAEERPFFVGTATPAAAVTPAAVYQESSDRWNPARDTRYTYGSRVGGLVLSGYTP, from the coding sequence ATGAACTGCCAGAAGGTACAGAGTCTGATTTCCGCTTATGTTGACGGGGAAATCGCCGGCCATGAGATGCTGGCGATCCGGCATCATCTCGCGGGTTGCCCGGAATGCGCCGCCGAGCACGAAGCGCTGCTCTCGATGAAGAGGGCGTTCGGGAAGCTGTGTCCTCCGCGCCCCGCGGAAGACCTGGCGGCCAGGATCTGCGGCAGGCTGGTCGAGGTGCATGTCCCGTTCTACGTGCGGATGACGGCCGCAGTCAGGGATTACTTCCACGCGTTCCCGGCCGGCGTGCGCTTCAGCATGGCGGCTGTGGCCGTTATCGCCGGCCTGCTCATGATCCGGGGGGGCGACGCGGGCGAGGTCCCGGGTTTCGGCGGAGTACCGATATCTTCGGCTACCTTCCAGACATTTGCTGAGGAGCGGCCCTTCTTCGTCGGGACCGCGACCCCCGCTGCGGCGGTCACACCGGCGGCGGTATATCAAGAGAGCTCGGACAGATGGAATCCCGCGCGGGACACGAGATACACCTACGGGTCTCGCGTCGGCGGGCTGGTCCTGTCCGGATACACGCCTTAG
- a CDS encoding leucyl aminopeptidase has protein sequence MEILVAHGEITNVPGDVLIVNLFEGVSTPGGATGAVDSALGGLISQLIASGEIKGKLNETTLIHTHGKIAPKRVLVVGLGKSGDFDLLAVRQAAGSAVRFLRKKSFRQVTTIVHGAGIGGLPPREAAQAVAEASIIADYDPDLYKAEKDSAPLETLTIVEREADRVTLFESGVRTGVILGRATNDARTLGNEPSCVMNPETLSDRARETAERFGLEFGSYDGDWMKAQGMGALLAVASGSVQAPRIMVMRYRSEGASKTLGLIGKGLTFDSGGISIKPSDGMPDMKFDMSGGAAVIQAMRAIAELKPAINVIGIVPAAENMPSGSAYRPGDIIRTKAGKTVEIITTDAEGRMILSDAMAYAKDLGVDFMVDVATLTGACVVALGHDYTGIMGSDPVLVSSVERAAAAAGERVWELPLPPDYMEQLKSEYADLKNCGERWGGAITGGLFLKEFAGDTPWVHMDIAGPADSPKATSYRSAGATGVGVRTLAMLAVGLAEEPV, from the coding sequence TTGGAGATACTCGTAGCGCATGGTGAGATCACGAACGTGCCGGGCGATGTGCTCATCGTCAATCTGTTCGAGGGCGTCTCGACGCCGGGCGGGGCCACCGGCGCGGTGGACTCCGCGCTCGGGGGGCTCATCTCCCAACTCATCGCGAGCGGGGAGATCAAGGGCAAGCTCAATGAGACGACGCTGATCCACACGCACGGCAAGATCGCGCCGAAGCGGGTGCTCGTGGTCGGCCTGGGGAAGAGCGGGGACTTCGATCTCCTCGCCGTTCGACAGGCCGCGGGCAGTGCGGTGAGGTTCCTTCGCAAGAAGTCGTTCAGACAGGTCACCACCATCGTGCACGGCGCGGGGATAGGCGGGCTTCCTCCCCGGGAAGCGGCGCAGGCCGTCGCGGAGGCGAGCATCATCGCCGACTACGACCCGGATCTCTACAAGGCGGAGAAGGACTCGGCCCCGCTGGAGACGCTGACCATCGTGGAGCGCGAGGCGGACAGGGTCACGCTCTTCGAGTCGGGCGTCCGCACCGGCGTCATCCTCGGCCGCGCGACGAACGACGCCCGCACTCTCGGCAACGAGCCGTCGTGCGTGATGAATCCCGAGACGCTGTCGGATCGGGCGAGGGAGACGGCGGAGCGTTTCGGCCTCGAGTTCGGGTCATATGACGGGGATTGGATGAAGGCGCAGGGCATGGGGGCGCTCCTGGCGGTGGCGTCCGGAAGCGTTCAGGCCCCGCGGATCATGGTGATGAGATACCGGTCGGAAGGCGCCTCGAAGACCCTGGGATTGATCGGCAAGGGACTCACCTTCGACAGCGGCGGCATTTCGATCAAGCCGAGCGACGGGATGCCCGACATGAAGTTCGACATGAGCGGCGGCGCGGCGGTCATCCAGGCGATGCGCGCCATCGCGGAACTGAAACCGGCGATCAACGTGATCGGCATCGTGCCGGCCGCCGAGAACATGCCGAGCGGATCCGCGTACAGGCCGGGCGACATCATTCGCACGAAGGCAGGCAAGACCGTAGAGATCATTACGACGGACGCCGAGGGGCGCATGATACTCTCCGACGCGATGGCGTACGCGAAGGACCTCGGGGTGGACTTCATGGTGGACGTCGCGACCCTGACCGGGGCGTGCGTGGTGGCTCTCGGCCACGACTACACGGGGATCATGGGCAGCGATCCCGTGCTCGTCAGCTCGGTTGAACGGGCCGCCGCCGCGGCCGGGGAGAGAGTGTGGGAACTCCCGCTGCCGCCCGACTACATGGAGCAGCTCAAGAGCGAGTACGCCGACCTGAAGAACTGCGGAGAGCGGTGGGGCGGGGCGATCACCGGCGGCCTCTTCCTGAAGGAGTTCGCAGGCGACACGCCGTGGGTCCACATGGATATCGCCGGTCCGGCGGACTCTCCCAAGGCGACGTCGTACCGCTCGGCGGGGGCGACCGGCGTGGGCGTCCGGACGCTGGCGATGCTGGCGGTGGGACTCGCCGAGGAGCCGGTCTGA
- a CDS encoding Do family serine endopeptidase: protein MNIRQLIGSRRPGTLIIVALCAVLAVSLSANIMSRRAYAADASPAGSQRAVLHGLEDAFSSIADEVLPSVVSITSERTVTGSTNSPFFDEDFFKNFPFNIPAPENAPESRSVPSFGSGVIVRADGYILTNDHVVGGADTVTVTLKDGREFKGTVSRDPRGDLAIIKIDASGLPAAKLGDSDGVKVGSWAIAMGSPFGYDQTVTVGVVSAKGRHAAVSDGTEGRYYPNLIQTDASINPGNSGGPLINIEGEVIGINTLIRSSAGGNIGIGFAIPVNTAKFVMDRLIEHGKVSRGFLGVAPTDLTPKSAERYGVKKGVLVLTVDVDTAADKAGMQVEDVIVEFDGKAVENEIQFRDLVATSVPGKTVDIVVVRDKKRVTLKATLAEAPGLVSEKPAEEVTGKLGFSVEQLTPDLAGKHGLDSTVTGVVITKVNPTSRVARAGLQAGSVIRAVNSRPIETVADFNAAVKDVKSGDTLYLRLETKQRTMLIEVPVE from the coding sequence TTGAACATTCGACAACTGATCGGATCGCGAAGACCGGGAACGCTGATCATAGTCGCGCTGTGCGCCGTGCTCGCAGTCTCCCTGTCGGCGAACATTATGAGCAGGCGCGCCTACGCGGCTGATGCATCCCCGGCCGGATCGCAGAGAGCGGTCCTCCACGGCCTGGAGGATGCGTTCAGTTCGATCGCAGATGAGGTGCTTCCTTCCGTCGTCAGCATCACCAGCGAGCGAACCGTGACCGGTTCGACCAACTCGCCCTTCTTCGACGAGGACTTCTTCAAGAACTTTCCGTTCAACATCCCGGCGCCCGAGAATGCTCCCGAGAGCCGGAGCGTGCCGAGTTTCGGTTCGGGCGTGATCGTGCGGGCCGACGGATATATCCTCACGAACGATCACGTAGTCGGCGGTGCGGACACTGTGACCGTGACGCTGAAGGACGGCCGGGAGTTCAAGGGCACCGTCTCGAGGGATCCCCGGGGCGACCTGGCGATCATCAAGATCGACGCGAGCGGTCTGCCCGCGGCGAAACTCGGCGATTCGGACGGCGTGAAAGTCGGGTCGTGGGCGATCGCGATGGGCAGCCCGTTCGGATACGACCAGACCGTCACGGTCGGCGTCGTCAGCGCGAAGGGCCGTCACGCCGCCGTGTCCGACGGCACGGAAGGCCGCTACTACCCGAACCTCATCCAGACCGACGCGTCTATCAACCCGGGCAACAGCGGGGGGCCGCTCATCAATATCGAGGGTGAGGTCATCGGCATAAACACACTGATCCGCTCATCGGCGGGCGGCAACATCGGCATCGGGTTCGCCATACCGGTGAACACCGCCAAGTTCGTCATGGACCGGCTCATCGAGCACGGCAAGGTCAGCCGGGGGTTCCTTGGGGTCGCTCCGACGGACCTCACTCCGAAGAGCGCCGAGCGCTACGGGGTAAAGAAGGGAGTGCTGGTGCTCACGGTGGACGTGGACACGGCCGCCGACAAGGCCGGGATGCAGGTCGAGGACGTGATCGTTGAGTTCGACGGCAAGGCCGTGGAGAATGAGATCCAGTTCCGCGACCTGGTGGCGACGAGCGTGCCGGGCAAGACCGTGGACATCGTGGTCGTGCGCGACAAGAAGCGCGTGACGTTGAAGGCGACGCTTGCCGAGGCGCCGGGTCTGGTGTCCGAGAAGCCGGCGGAGGAGGTCACCGGCAAACTCGGCTTCAGCGTGGAGCAGTTGACGCCTGATCTGGCGGGCAAACACGGCCTCGACTCGACTGTGACCGGCGTCGTTATCACGAAGGTCAACCCGACAAGCCGGGTGGCGCGCGCGGGCCTGCAGGCCGGATCGGTTATTCGAGCGGTCAACAGCAGGCCAATAGAAACCGTCGCCGATTTCAACGCGGCCGTGAAGGATGTGAAATCGGGCGACACTCTCTATCTCAGGCTCGAGACCAAGCAGCGCACGATGCTCATCGAGGTGCCCGTCGAGTAG
- the holA gene encoding DNA polymerase III subunit delta: protein MPAKKDARPDAASISRVYLFTGESDVRRRSAVADLTGTLVAPASEGFDLETVDGDSSSAEAVLSAVSTAPFMSERKVVVVERVERLPQDDQEAIAAFIPKLPALSCLILLAGENAASASKQSNSKPSEEDDEDEQKGRREKKGLSTALQKAVKAHGTLVSFAKLRSNEMQSVATATARKLGKTLNPGAAAAISRAVEGSAALLEREIEKLAAYVGDREEITMADVQSVATLSPEDRVFALIDAIGGKQAGEAMRLLDETLAASPKPEGEVLRILALLARNFRLLYQMRFMKEAGVRSHESAPEEIRDLLPKDQSVLSLSEWQLRKLAPQTGCFTSAQLVQSLRAVLDCELAIKGLGAEAASNRLSLEMLLVKLCGLK from the coding sequence TTGCCTGCTAAGAAAGACGCCCGCCCCGACGCGGCTTCGATATCGAGAGTCTACCTCTTCACCGGCGAGTCGGACGTTCGCCGGCGCAGCGCCGTCGCCGATCTGACAGGCACGTTGGTCGCACCGGCATCCGAAGGGTTCGACCTCGAGACCGTAGACGGTGACTCTTCGTCCGCCGAGGCCGTCCTGTCCGCAGTCTCCACCGCGCCGTTCATGTCCGAGCGCAAGGTTGTGGTCGTGGAGCGGGTGGAGCGCCTGCCGCAGGACGATCAGGAGGCGATCGCGGCCTTCATCCCGAAGCTGCCGGCGCTCAGCTGCCTGATCCTCCTGGCCGGCGAGAACGCGGCCTCCGCCTCGAAACAGTCCAACTCGAAGCCCTCCGAGGAGGACGACGAGGATGAGCAGAAGGGCAGACGCGAGAAGAAGGGTCTGAGCACCGCGCTGCAGAAGGCGGTCAAGGCTCACGGGACCCTGGTGAGCTTCGCCAAGCTCAGGTCCAACGAGATGCAGTCCGTCGCGACAGCCACCGCGAGGAAGCTGGGCAAGACGCTGAATCCCGGGGCGGCGGCGGCGATATCTCGCGCCGTGGAGGGCAGTGCGGCGCTCTTGGAGCGGGAGATCGAGAAGCTTGCGGCATACGTCGGCGATCGGGAAGAGATCACGATGGCGGACGTCCAGTCGGTCGCCACCCTGTCGCCCGAGGACAGGGTCTTCGCGCTGATCGACGCCATCGGCGGCAAACAGGCCGGGGAGGCGATGCGGCTGCTCGACGAGACGCTGGCCGCCAGCCCGAAGCCCGAAGGTGAGGTTCTGCGCATCCTCGCACTGCTGGCCAGGAACTTCCGCCTGCTCTACCAGATGCGGTTTATGAAGGAGGCCGGCGTCCGCTCACATGAATCCGCCCCGGAGGAGATCCGCGACCTGCTGCCTAAGGATCAGAGTGTGCTGTCGCTCTCGGAGTGGCAGTTGCGCAAGCTCGCCCCGCAGACAGGCTGTTTCACTTCCGCGCAACTGGTGCAGTCTCTCAGGGCGGTGCTCGACTGCGAGCTTGCGATCAAGGGCCTGGGCGCGGAGGCCGCATCGAACCGCCTGAGCCTCGAGATGTTGTTGGTGAAACTCTGCGGGCTGAAGTAA
- a CDS encoding glycosyltransferase family 2 protein — protein sequence MSSSRNEPFRPRLSIVIPAYNEEARLSDSLDRIAEYVAGRDYTCEAILSDDGSTDATLAIAEDFAGRHPWLRPLHNPDNLGKGSAVRLGVLDSSGDYVLMCDADLATPIEELDGFWKHLESGADIAIASRPLRESHLVRRQPIYREVAGRLFNLAVRVAAVPGIHDTQCGFKLFRGEAARRLFGLSRRDGFDFDIEILYLARRLGYRIAEVPVRWYHREGSKVSMLRDGLRMLAGLVRIRLMHARVEKTVRNAEE from the coding sequence TTGAGCAGCAGCCGGAACGAGCCTTTTCGCCCGCGTCTCTCCATCGTGATCCCCGCATACAACGAGGAGGCGCGGCTCTCGGATTCGCTGGATCGGATCGCCGAGTACGTCGCCGGGCGGGATTATACCTGCGAGGCGATCTTATCCGACGACGGCAGCACCGACGCGACTCTCGCAATCGCGGAGGACTTTGCCGGGCGCCACCCGTGGCTGAGACCGCTTCACAACCCCGACAACCTCGGGAAGGGCTCTGCCGTGAGACTCGGCGTGCTGGACTCCTCGGGCGACTACGTCCTCATGTGCGACGCGGACCTCGCGACCCCAATCGAGGAACTGGACGGCTTTTGGAAGCACCTCGAGAGCGGGGCGGACATAGCGATCGCCTCGAGGCCGCTCAGGGAATCGCACCTGGTGCGCCGCCAGCCGATCTATCGTGAAGTAGCGGGCCGGCTCTTCAATCTCGCCGTGCGGGTTGCCGCCGTCCCGGGCATTCATGACACGCAGTGCGGCTTCAAGCTCTTCAGGGGCGAGGCGGCGCGGCGTCTTTTCGGGCTGAGCAGGCGCGACGGCTTCGATTTCGACATCGAGATTCTCTACCTTGCGCGACGGCTCGGATACCGGATCGCCGAAGTGCCCGTGCGCTGGTATCACCGCGAAGGCTCGAAGGTGAGCATGCTGCGCGACGGCCTCCGGATGCTGGCGGGCCTCGTGCGGATACGCCTGATGCACGCCCGGGTCGAGAAAACGGTTCGCAATGCAGAAGAGTGA